The DNA region ATGGCAGATCATCTCTCAGGGAAGTATGACCATACGTTGAGCTGGACACAAAGACTTCAGATTTCACTTGATGCAGCACAAGGTATGGACAAGATTCTATATCTTTGTTGCTTTTTTGgatttatttaattcaaaagttttgatttgTCAATAAAGGGCTGGAGTATCTTCATACCGGATGCAAACCTGCGATAGTCcacagagatgtgaagacaTCGAACATATTGTTGAACgagaaaaacagagcaaaacttgCGGATTTTGGACTATCTAGGAGTTTTCAGACAGAGAGTCGTTCTCACGTGTCCACTCTAGTCGCTGGAACTCCAGGATATCTCGATCCACTGTTAGTtctcacactctctctctctctagctgtCTCATTTGGAATGTTCTTTTGattgtgttgtgtttttttttgtttaaacaatgtgcaGATGTTTTAAGACAAACGAGTTAAACGAGAAGAGTGACATCTACAGCTTTGGAGTTGTTTTATTAGAGATGATTACTGGCAATGCTGTGATCAGTGATTCAGAGACGAAGCGTGTGCATGTGAGTGATTGGGTGATATCCATCTTGAAGTCTACTAATGATGTGAGCAACGTTGTAGATTCTAAAATGGGGGGAGATTTTGATGCGAACTCTGTTTGGAAAATTGTGGAGCTTGCATTGGCCTCTGTCTCTCAGAACGTTGCGGAGAGGCCTAACATGCAACAGATTGTTAGAGGACTCAAGGAGTGTCTTCAAAGAGAAGAGAGTAACAAGAATCACCAATAAGTCAATAACACAAGGTAATCAAAAGATGTTTGAAACTGTTTTTGAAGGCTTAAAGTTTGTGTTTGTTGTAAACGCCTAAAACGGAGCCCAACAAccattatattataaaatttaaagccCAACATTAGTCCATTAATAGTACATTACCTAATCCGGTCGCCACAGCCACAAGAACGAAAAGTAAGGACAAAAGAAGATAGTGACATGGAGACAACGACCAAAAACGTGTTGGGCCCATTAAACTTTTGAAGAAAACGCTGATTCCTTAGACTTTTGCGACGCACGGTCTGTGCATCTGTCCCCACGAATCTCTATTTAACCTACTCTGCGTTTTAGAACGCGATTCTTTTTAAACCCCTGAATCGTGAATGATTTCAAAAGCGCGAGTTTGAGGTATTTATGCAGCACGCGCGGGCGCGTCTTGTGAGCGTGTCTGAACTCTGAATCTTTGTGCGTGTTTGCATTGACGTCAGACAAGCTTATAGTTGTCTTACTTGTCTCTCAGTCACTTTAATAATTTAAGCTATTAATGATCAAATCTAACTTATTTATTATCATCACTCTACATCTAATTCTTTTGTGAGCTAATACTAAAGATTAGTTTACGGATACTCTGCTTTTATTTGATACTACAAATTTAATTATGTGTAgcatattttatgaaaataataatgtaaaaGTGAGTGACACTGTACTATATTCTGTAAAGAATTGatgttttctttctctttatttagttttcatttGTTCACGGTTTCTTTTCATTGTGAAACTGATTgattgatttataattttatcttgAAATATCAATAACTCAGAGAATTGTACTGGCTGTTGCGTTAACCTCTTCTCTCCTGTTTGATATGACTTTTGAGGTTAATTTTCaaagagaaaacagagcaaaattcaaaagaaagagaaaggaaaaagaaaagttgAATGGAAAAGATGGAGAGTTGGTCAAATGTTTTGACAAATTGAAAAAGCAACTTTCCAAATGTCACtgtcaaaacaaagaaaaataaaggcTATATACAATCGAtaatgatgataatgatgactagtgttgaaaataataataaaagcgAATTCTACCTGGGGGAGTGATATAACTTATAGCTAGGACCTTTCTCCATCCCTATGGGTTGCATAATAGCTGTCaaattattatatgattaaaaatatcaatCGGATGTTTTTCCACGAGCAGTATCAGCGAATCATTACAAAGTTTACCTAGGAATTAAATTCATCTAATCTGGGACTAATTAGGAATGACTTATCTTTAGTAAATGCGttgctaaaaataaaaatctttggTCATTTCTGTTTCATAAAGTTAAAGTTTGCAAAAAAGGTTAAATGGTAGTAGTGTTTCTTtagcacacacacacacacagtttcttctgtctctctctctctttctctccccTATTCTAAAGCCGAGATTTGTGCGAATGCTCTAGtcctttttaaaagaaacactTCGCCATATTCACTTAGCCTGagctcttctttcttcttcgtgACCTGATATTGCGTTACACAGCACAGCACGATCTTCCAAAAGGACATGTAATACGGTTTGGGATTTTTCCTTTTGGACtgagaaaactcaaaacataGAGTGTGTGAGAGAGAAACATCTTTGTCTTCTCGGTTTTTGTGTTGTCAAGAAGCTCaaggacaaaaaaaataatacaattgtttttagggttttgaggaAGAAAAGTTTGAGCTTTGAGAAGTTGTGAGTGGTGTGTTCTTGAAGAACAAAGCTTTTTATTACATTCCTCTGCCAATTCGTGACTCTCACCTCTCCCCGTAAGCTTTCTATCTATGCTctgctctgtttctttcttattttgCTCTGAGAAGTTGTGAGTGGTGTGTTCTTAAAGTTACCATCTTTGATAGTGGTTAACCGTTtctactagtttttttttattgtaatggAATATGTTTGTTTATAGTAGAAGTTAAGCAGGTGTATTTGCTATCCTCTGTTCCGTGGAGGATTCTAGCTTTTGAATTGTTTTGGGTTTTCTCCTGTTTTTAAGGGACGCAAGTGATTCATGCAGATAAGATGTTATTGTCAGTTTATGAGTATCAAGGACATAGTTTAAGCAAGTTATGATAAAATATTCGATTTGAGCTTACAATTGTGTTTACAAATCCTTTAAATAATGCTTTAACTCTCAATGCCTTAGCCTCTGACCACAAGGTCCTTGCCTACTTCGTTGACCAAACCTTTGTCTTGAGCTAAATTTTCTCAAATCCATATCCTGTCTCCCAAATGCATTGATTGGTCCAATACAAGAACCTCATTCATATAGATTTTGTAATCTTCTTAGTCTGTTGAACCTCTTGTGAAATGTCTTTCTCTTGTAGAGTAATACAATCTTTAATCATGTTGGTTCTTGAtgttttttcctctgtttttctcATTGAAAAAAGGGATGGAGTTCTCTAGAGAAGCTGGAATGATGATGGAAAATAAGCGGAGTGTATGCTCTCTCGAAGAAAGTAGCATCAAGCGTCACAAGTCTGATCTCTCTTTCAGTTCCAAGGTATTGCTTTAACCTAGTCTCCATGGACGGCCAAAGAGTGTGGTAGTGTTAGCGAACCAGAATGCTAATGATTCTTCCATCTTTGTTCtcttaaatgttttaaaaagcAGAGAAAGGACAAAGCTGGAGAACGTATCTCAGCTCTTCAACAGATAGTTTCCCCTTACGGAAAGGTACATCAAGAGAAATTCATCTCCCAACACATGCTTTTTTTCTTCATCTAATCTTCTTTTGACTCCTCCATGCACAGACCGACACTGCATCAGTTCTTCAAGACGCGTTTCATTACATAGAGTTTCTACATGAACAAGTGAAGGTCTGCACATTTCTCTTCATATCAGTTTAATACCATTACCAACCATGATTCTTTTACCTTTTGCCGAATAAAACATCATGTTCTTCTTGTGCAGGTGCTAAGCGCTCCGTATCTGCAAACAATGACCGCTGCTACGCAGGTAAACACGTTACTTCCCGGTTCACTATCACAATCTGATCATACTGCAATTGCAGTAATCCACACTCGGATCTGAACTTTAACTTTGGATATCTTACAGGAGGAGCTGGAGCAGTACAGTCTGAGAAACAGAGGATTATGTCTTGTTCCAATGGAGTATACAACCGGAGTTGCTCAAAGCAACGGGGCTGATATCTGGGCGCCCGTGAAGACTCCTCCATCTCCAGCTTTCGGCGTCAAGTCTCAATCACCCTTTAGATGACTGATTCAGACTCTTCCCAACCTACTAAGATCTTTGTCTTAAGCCTTAAGAAGATGGTCAATTGTTATTGTTCAAATCCTGCCTCTGTATCATACTTAGACCAGAGGAACATGAAGTTGGTTTGGAACAGCTCAGAGTTGATGATGGCTGTTTCTATTTGACTGCTTATTTGACCGCCTTAAATATGTAATTTGCCTAAGCTTAAACCAAACGATTCTAATGCTAAGTAATCTTTATGCCAAAGCTTGCCTCAGAAATTTTTTGATCTTATCAAAGCTATCTCATGCATAACACAAGAAATGTGATGAATTTTGCTTGTTATTATGCCAAAAGGCCAAGTACAAAAGTTGCCATTTTATAAGAACATTGGATAGAATAGAAGACATTAACACCGAGATTGCAAAGTTTCAGAACATACAGACTACTGATGCCGAGGGACCAAAGCTTAAAGACAAGTCGATCACAATGTGTTATTTAACCATTAGATCACAATGCTGCCTGCTGCTTTGGAATAGGTAATTCAGTCGTACATAGTGATTAGACTAACTTGATGAAGTAGGCTTGACCTTCTCCCGCATATACTGGAGTAGATGCTCGCGTTTCCAGTTGTCGATTCTGCAAAGCAAGCAAATCAAGAAACAATTAGGCGAGTTATAAAATCCAGTGAGTAATATCCAAAATTGCTGCGGATAGATTGATAGTTGCATTTACACATGTATCTATCTACCTTGCTACCAAGAAGATATTAGCCtattaaattatcttttaaactcCAGTTCGTACCAAAACTCTTTGTTAAATAAAGAGGCCACAacttcagatgattccagagcaaaaaaaaagggttGAAGAAAGAGGGGGAAAGCAATTTTACCTGATTGTTTCCTTACGTTCATCATCTCCATCGAGCATGATCAACTTGGGTGGTGAGTTGAAAATGTACTCAACTTTAAGGGTAGGGAagttttgtttctcttcttcaatAAAACCAACAATCTCGGGATAGAAAACCAGCTTTCTCATGCACACTTCCAATATAGCGCCTGAATAAGTAATCTGCGGTCGCATAGAAAATGTACACAAAATTCATAAGTCTCCATCTCTTCATGTATGTTCCCTGTCTCCATATCTTAAGCTATTCCCAGTAGAATTCCCAGTTTCAAAAAGCATACCTTACTCATGGAATCCTCAGAATCATCAGCGCAACATTTCATGCAGTCAGATACCAACTCTGCAAAAATACAATACTAATATAAAGATAAAGCCCAATTTGCAAACCTATTGGTTTATACAAAATATGATACAGCCAAATTGGTGTATATACAATATGATAGACACCAACGTTGTCCATGAACTAAACATCTCTTCAGAATGATCTCAAGCTCATAAATTCACAGTTGACATATACTATAAGATTCCCTTAAACTGTCTTTAATCAAATCCTAATCCACAGTTCTACATTTGCAGATCATCATCGCACATCCAGAATCCAGATTGAAGAAGGGAACGAACCTTGGTCCTTGACGTATTCAGAGAGTGAGTGGCAATCAGAGCAGAGAGCAAGACCGGTGAATCCTAGATCCTCGCACTCT from Raphanus sativus cultivar WK10039 chromosome 8, ASM80110v3, whole genome shotgun sequence includes:
- the LOC108822878 gene encoding transcription factor bHLH153 isoform X2 gives rise to the protein MEFSREAGMMMENKRSVCSLEESSIKRHKSDLSFSSKRKDKAGERISALQQIVSPYGKTDTASVLQDAFHYIEFLHEQVKVLSAPYLQTMTAATQEELEQYSLRNRGLCLVPMEYTTGVAQSNGADIWAPVKTPPSPAFGVKSQSPFR
- the LOC108822868 gene encoding uncharacterized protein LOC108822868, with amino-acid sequence MRKREMEMDRAWSKMMMLMIMMLTSTISAKEQLSTKECEDLGFTGLALCSDCHSLSEYVKDQELVSDCMKCCADDSEDSMSKITYSGAILEVCMRKLVFYPEIVGFIEEEKQNFPTLKVEYIFNSPPKLIMLDGDDERKETIRIDNWKREHLLQYMREKVKPTSSS
- the LOC108822878 gene encoding transcription factor bHLH153 isoform X1, which codes for MEFSREAGMMMENKRSVCSLEESSIKRHKSDLSFSSKQRKDKAGERISALQQIVSPYGKTDTASVLQDAFHYIEFLHEQVKVLSAPYLQTMTAATQEELEQYSLRNRGLCLVPMEYTTGVAQSNGADIWAPVKTPPSPAFGVKSQSPFR